Part of the Sander lucioperca isolate FBNREF2018 chromosome 1, SLUC_FBN_1.2, whole genome shotgun sequence genome is shown below.
TTGACCGTTACCATGGTTAGAAAGAATCAATGCTAACAAGTGATGCACCGCCCCATAGGTCTGGTTATGGTGGGTGGGGCGTTCCAGTTGGTTCTGACGCTTGCAAGTATTGTCGGGAAAAAGGGCACTGGAGAAAGGATTGTCCACTGCTGAGAAGTAAATTTTCCAGTCAGGTGAAGCCTGTTGTCATGGCTGTTTCAGGCATTACATCTGTGACCTCTCAGGCTGATTTTTCAGCCTTCATTTCAGATGGGTTTATCTCATTGGTGGGAAGCGTTGTGCAGATTCCTATTAAGATTTTAAGAGATACCGGTGCGTTAGATTCTTTTATTCTTGAGTCTGTGCTGCCATTTTCTTCCAAAActgacactggtggtggtgggaaTGGTTCCATTCTCTGTTCCTTTGCACTTAGTATCTCTTAGTTGTGGTCTTGTCCGGGGGGAGGTGTCAGTCAGCATCGGGCCTCAGTTGCCTGTTGAGGGTGTTCATATGATTTTGGGGAATGATTTGGCTGGGGATAAAGTGTGGGCTGTCGGAGTGCCTAATGTCGTGAAGCCGCCAGTTAGTTCCTCAGTTGTAGCACCCTCAGCGAGGCCACAGGGCTCTGATAACATTTTTCCTAAGCCACTTGTCGTCGAAGGCCACAACGTGGATTTGAAAAGGGCCATAGCATGGGACGTTGCTAATAACCCTGACATCCTTGCCAACGTTAAGAAAGTTTTTGTCGGCGGTGTGAGAAACCACATCAAGGCGGACAACCTGACCAAGTACTTCTCTGAGTTCGGTGTGGTGGAGAAGGCTGTGATCATCTCTGACAAACAGACCGGCAGGAAGAGGGGCTTTGGCTTTGTCTTCAAGGACACTGACTCCGTCACCAAAGCGATGCTGACAAAGTACCACGTCATCAATGGGAACAAGGTGGAGGTGAAGAAAGCTCTGGCAAGGCAGGAGGTGTCCACCGGTGGCTGCAAAAGAGGTCGAAGAAAGGGGATTCATGGTTATGGTAGAGGATATGGGGGATACGATGAGGGAGGATATCCCAACCAGAGACTGATGAGGTGGTCGTTGTTCTTGCAGCCGTATGATTTGGATATTCGTCATATCAAAGGGGTTGACCAATGGAACTGGCGCACTGTCTTGCGCCTGCGAGTTATCTCCTATGCCTATGTCTGCTCCTGTAGTACCCAGGGTTGCTGGATCTTGGAGACCTTCCTTGCCTTAAATTGCTCCTGTAATACCCAGGGTTGCTGGATCTTGGAGACAGATGGACTGCAATGGGGGAAGTAACCAGAAAGTTTTTACATGGGACTATGGGTTATGTATTGACCATCTAGCTAATTTGCCTTCGAACATAACCTTAGCGTATTGTTAATTATAAAGTAAAGACAGTATAGGAGAGAGAGGTTTAGTGTTTATGATTGACGTGGTTCTTAGAGGAACCCTGTTCATATGGAGGGGGGTGTTATGACTCCTCCCTTTTCTGCCTGCTGTTGGCTTCTTTGGCTTTATTGGCTGAGCTGGCAGTTTGGGATGGTTCgttagttgattggtggaaacCTGGGTAGGCCTCAACCAATGCTATTTATACAAgtcatgtctctctctgcatTCTCCTAGGCTCCACATCTCCTTTGTTGCAGTTGTCATTTGTCCACACatctttcactcacacacacaccgcacacactaCTGATAACATTGATTCCACACCTGTTTTGATTCTTTTGTTAATAGTAGTTTGttaactttataataataacaattataatttataataataacacTTTATTGGCATTTTGGTTGGTTTGGTCTCCCCTCTTTTGTCACATGCATTGAGCCGGTTTGTGACACCCGGTAAACTGTATCTCCTTTTCCGAGGCCGAGTTGATTATGATAACCAAACCAGTGTGTATCATGTTTTTGTAGACAGATATGCGTAATGCAACAATGTGTTAGCAGCATTTCACTGGTCAAGGTGGagctatactgtatatttaactactttatatagtTTAGTGGTTCCCATCCTAGGATCCGGGCCCCCACAAGATCAATCTGTAAGATGATTAATGGGAgagtaaagaagaaaaaaacaaactattatttGGGCTTTCTCGCTATTTTTGGAGCTGAAATATTCAATTTGTTTTTTGGCCCTCAGACAGATATTTAAAGAAAACTATCTGAGAAGTTTAGAGGGGAATTGCTAACAAATCATATATATCTGAAACCTGACATTATTGTGGATGTTGGTTTAATATTAAACAATGAATTGTATTTTGATTTGTATTTGTAGATTTACCACAAATTTACATAGAATTTTAATCTAAAAAAAGTAACCAGTAAAGCAAATTTGAATAAACAGGTGAccaaaagaaaaagacacacTAGTGTTACAGTTAAGAGTCATGTTTATTTACAGCAGAATCCTGAACAAGGAGGGAAAGAAGGGAAGAGGGCGAGAGGGGAGGAACAAAGTGTTTTAGATCAAGCACTTCAGGATTCATGTTTCACTACACAGttcttaatttatttattcaccaTTTTTCTATACAGAATCCATTCAGCCGTAATATCAATGCACCAACAGAGCTGGATGCCTCTGCTGGAGGGGAGAAGAGgtggaaataaaaatgaaataaaaactaaagcactaaagaaaaaaaaaattaccaaCAAGGGGGTAAAAAGAAATCCATTTtctatataaaaaacaaactttttgttATCACCATGatcatcatcatttattaatgtatgtacatatacacacacatatatatgtatatatatatatatatgtatataaatctATATATTTTCTTGCCATGTCCATGAAGAGGTGAAGGGGGCTTGTGGTTCCACGATGTCCAAGTTTAGACGACTGCACTGAGCGGCAGGTCGGACGTCCCAACCTGACAGCATTCAGCTCATAATATTCTGCCTTAATCAGATCAATCAGAGCTGACCAATCGCAGTCTTTCTGACCTGCAGTTTGTGTCCCACCCACTGACGATGCTCGAGCTCATAGGTCCAGTGCCTCGGTGTCGGCCAGCAGAGACTCAGAATTGCAGTAGCCCAGTCAATGCAGTCTGAGAAATGATACACTGTACACTTGACATGCACGGCCAGATagcataaaaaaaactaaaaaaaataagcCAGCAAACGATCATCCGTACGTCTCTTTGACTTCCTGCCGGGGATTACTCGGCCTTCCACACGGTTTCCAGTATACATTAGATATTAACTGACAAGCACCACAAAAAGGTGGAAGGACAATAACAAAAACTCTGTAAGACTGTCAGAGACCAAATGGTGACAGTAAAAACATCCTATGGGTTAGCTTTAATTTCTAATTTCCATTTCTGAAGGGCATAACTGATTTCCTCCCCTCCCTAGGTCCAAACAGACTTTAAGTGATGatgacacacaccacacccatACACACTTAACCGTCCACCCAGAGTACCCTCCATGTGTAACCTCATGAATCTATCCACAGTACATCTTCCCTCATCTCCAGGCTTTGAGTCCAAAGTTTCACAATAGTCAGGTCTTCACCGACTGAGGTGAAGTTGAGATGAGATGTGCTGTTGTGCTGTTCCACTGACTTGTCTTTTGtcaaaatgtataaaaactGATCTGATATCATCATGCTTAGACATTTATAGACATATGAAAGTTGAAATAAAATGCTTTTAGTGTTTCCATGGCCATAAATACATGTAAATTTAGGATGTGCACAAGAGAAATTCAGTACAAAACCCAGCATGATGTATGATGTGGTTTCATGATGGAAAGTAACATACCCTAAAATTAATTCaacattcatttatttgaaaaaaaaaacaaaaaaacacagtttaCATTTCAACCTGTCCGCAGAAAGACTGATAAAAAGAAAGATGACCCCTGTTGCGTTTCCTGTAACTTTTTGACAAGTTAGACGCAAACTGTTTCCGTCTTTATGACACAGTTTGATCTAACACGCCCAGCTCAATGGAAACCTGACTATTGTCACCGTTTTCATGATCATCAAATTAAAACCAAGTAAAACAACCAttcactcaaaacacacacacacacacacacacacacacacacacacacacacacacacacacacagagcaggaaACTTTTTCATCAACCAGCCACCGATgcagatgttttgttttttccatcAGCTACGTTTCTATCACACAAGCTAACAAACTTTAGAAAACAACCTCTAAATGATGAAGGCTCACCAGTCGACTCAGCACAACTGGCAGCCAAAATTCACCAAAATTCACCTGTTGGCTGATGTCAGTTTCCTACCCTATTCAACATGCTCCcgaacacaaatacaaactcaAGATACCgcaaatacacatatatacaaataGAAGCGGCCCCTCAAACGCTGGGGACAGC
Proteins encoded:
- the LOC118496071 gene encoding DAZ-associated protein 1-like encodes the protein MVPFSVPLHLVSLSCGLVRGEVSVSIGPQLPVEGVHMILGNDLAGDKVWAVGVPNVVKPPVSSSVVAPSARPQGSDNIFPKPLVVEGHNVDLKRAIAWDVANNPDILANVKKVFVGGVRNHIKADNLTKYFSEFGVVEKAVIISDKQTGRKRGFGFVFKDTDSVTKAMLTKYHVINGNKVEVKKALARQEVSTGGCKRGRRKGIHGYGRGYGGYDEGGYPNQRLMRWSLFLQPYDLDIRHIKGVDQWNWRTVLRLRVISYAYVCSCSTQGCWILETFLALNCSCNTQGCWILETDGLQWGK